TGAACCGCCCCAGGTGGCCGCCCGGTATCGCCAATCGGTCGAGACCGATGGCAATGGATGGCTGCTTCGTGCGAGCCCCGCTTTTCTCGCCCAATGGGCAGTGCCCCAACTCCTCCACGAACTCGTTGGTCTACGCCTAACCGATTTTCCGCTCCGATGCCTGAGCGACCCGGCCGTCTTTGACCCCTCGGCTCTCGCCGCTCTGCCGCGTACGTATGTCTGGCACACCGACCCCCCGCTTGCCAACCTCGAAAGATCGAGGGCGGTCGCCCAGGCGGAAGGGTGGGAGCTTCGGGAGCTGCGATCGGGACACGACATGATGCTCGAGGCGCCGGAGGAGACGGCGGCTCTTCTTGAGGATCTGTGCGAGCAGGCCGCGGGCCGGTCGATGTCGTAATAGGAC
The sequence above is a segment of the Acidimicrobiales bacterium genome. Coding sequences within it:
- a CDS encoding alpha/beta hydrolase, with amino-acid sequence MREARPQLRSRRGTVGGEVGTFVLVHGAMHGGWCWRGVRQRLSAAGHEVHTPTLTGQGDRRQSLTPNVGLEAHVTDLTDLLWFEDLRDVTLVLHSYSGLLAGPVAERAGERLSAIVALGALIARPGQSMLEIEPPQVAARYRQSVETDGNGWLLRASPAFLAQWAVPQLLHELVGLRLTDFPLRCLSDPAVFDPSALAALPRTYVWHTDPPLANLERSRAVAQAEGWELRELRSGHDMMLEAPEETAALLEDLCEQAAGRSMS